One stretch of Armigeres subalbatus isolate Guangzhou_Male chromosome 2, GZ_Asu_2, whole genome shotgun sequence DNA includes these proteins:
- the LOC134212101 gene encoding uncharacterized protein LOC134212101: MWIGFALILGLFPLLNAQSIAAPYQVSIRTSDPTIMGAYTTSEVSKQICNGVIIRDKYILTTASCLFVHDLQNKNSRLINPGEIFVTAGNISLNQAHFGDEVKGSFRRNVVTVISNGKYNATTGEYDIAILKLDRSLLPLTSNNTSPVRWIELEQHRRSVAPSQQQTTATLAPTNNKVNENCFVNIYNNSVGAANYPYTIVRNVSFFEKWVCDTQRGSLGVGQTVVERNGSCLGYPLSNPQTCWLDANSLRRSEERGTALVCNFKLVAILAEINPPANPHNCASIKRTTAYYTMVAPHYEWIVSEIGYLYNLAPSGSNGTKAGSSNQTGPLPPVSSWGEQQVVTTVPGASGKSKSSASPSISTGVAYKFILLSLFIPFALMYRFHE; encoded by the exons ATGTGGATTGGATTCGCTTTAATATTGGGTTTATTCCCATTGCTGAACGCTCAATCTATTGCCGCTCCATATCAG GTATCAATCAGAACAAGTGATCCTACGATTATGGGTGCCTATACGACAAGTGaagtttcgaaacaaatttgcaatgGAGTAATCATCAGAGACAAATATATTCTCACTACAGCTAGTTGTTTATTTGTTCACGACTTGCAAAACAAAAATAG cCGACTAATTAATCCGGGAGAAATATTTGTCACTGCTGGCAATATCAGTTTGAATCAAGCCCACTTCGGAGATGAAGTAAAGGGTAGCTTCAGGCGAAACGTCGTTACTGTGATATCAAATGGGAAATATAATGCAACTACAGGCGAGTATGACATCGCCATACTAAAG CTTGACCGCTCGTTGCTGCCCCTGACCAGCAACAATACAAGCCCAGTTCGCTGGATAGAGCTGGAACAACATCGGCGATCGGTGGCACCATCGCAGCAACAGACAACTGCAACATTGGCGCCAACTAACAACAAAGTTAATGAAAACTGTTTCGTAAACATTTATAACAACTCTGTCGGG GCTGCTAATTATCCCTACACCATTGTTAGAAATGTGAGCTTTTTCGAAAAATGGGTATGCGACACACAAAGAGGCTCCCTTGGTGTCGGTCAAACGGTCGTGGAAAGGAATGGATCCTGCCTGGGATACCCGTTGAGTAATCCACAAACTTGTTGG CTCGATGCTAATTCCCTGCGGCGCAGTGAAGAACGAGGCACCGCACTGGTATGCAACTTCAAATTGGTGGCCATATTGGCGGAGATAAATCCTCCCGCCAATCCTCATAACTGCGCCTCGATAAAACGCACCACAGCGTACTACACCATGGTTGCGCCGCACTACGAGTGGATTGTGAGTGAAATTGGATATCTTTACAACTTGGCCCCGTCCGGATCCAATGGGACCAAGGCCGGTAGCTCGAATCAAACCGGACCACTGCCGCCGGTATCGTCCTGGGGCGAACAACAAGTCGTGACCACTGTACCGGGCGCATCAG GAAAAAGCAAATCCTCAGCCAGCCCATCAATCAGCACAGGAGTAGCATACAAATTTATTCTCCTTAGTTTATTCATTCCATTTGCGCTTATGTATCGGTTCCACGAATGA
- the LOC134212099 gene encoding uncharacterized protein LOC134212099, translating into MVPKAETDEPRTGKNGTIKTNGSTGASGRIINPHLVLLKVSLFLIFGATSSLVPYLTVHMQSIGLTVEEIAAVYLTLLFTTCLSPPITGYIVDRFGRYKPVLIVILVLNLAAHHSLNLVPVRAPWMLRTLEPDAVRNGMNNGTLTLENPCNDLECPTISFLEKKLNEKCTTGAGNSSQIEMIVSHLEERISCGLLTIPICISTHPIDEGNSSFFIQCRNTVEYDQTFWYYLLIRFISTTMLTATLTITDPIALAMIEQYGGDFGREKLFSSAGMAIFTPLTGLMIDHYSKGSSSTNYTPAFYTYDVLLGLSLIAVFLLPVGKKRPSESIMQHLWEILRLPHVLLFLFFLFFLGNFWGFIESYMFVIMKEMGSPNYLLGLTYTVGTVTSIPMMYLTKPITRWAGHVNLLVLAFFAHATRILGYSFMENPFWCFPVELNEAISCYFMWVVATMYCTVLAPNSLVATLIGVSGMVHFCLGKGIGAFFGGYLMAQFGTRMAFRYMGYIAIVCGCCYKFLHIVWLKKYDKHQATEVDDIGKRGDQERRISLVPKFSQFGSVPVLNDQS; encoded by the exons ATGGTGCCGAAAGCGGAAACAGATGAGCCCCGGaccgggaaaaatggaaccaTCAAAACCAATGGCAGCACCGGCGCGAGCGGCCGCATCATCAATCCTCACCTGGTGCTGCTGAAGGTTTCCCTGTTCCTGATATTCGGGGCCACGTCGTCCCTGGTGCCCTATCTGACGGTGCACATGCAAAGCATCGGCCTGACGGTGGAAGAAATTGCAGCCGTTTATTTGACACTGCTCTTCACGACCTGCCTCAGTCCACCGATAACTGGATACATCGTCGATAGGTTCGGTCGGTACAAACCGGTTCTGATTGTTATACTGGTGTTGAACTTGGCGGCTCATCACTCATTGAACCTGGTCCCAGTTAGAGCACCGTGGATGCTGAGAACGCTGGAACCGGATGCAGTGCGGAACGGGATGAACAATGGAACTCTTACTTTG gaaAACCCGTGCAACGACTTGGAGTGTCCAACGATATCATTTCTGGAGAAAAAGCTCAATGAAAAATGCACAACCGGTGCAGGCAATTCATCTCAAATAGAAATGATTGTTTCTCATTTAgaggaaagaatttcttgtgggcTGTTAACAATTCCAATCTGCATTTCTACACACCCAATAGACGAAGGAAACTCATCATTCTTCATACAATGCCGCAACACTGTCGAGTACGACCAAACATTCTGGTACTATCTCCTGATTCGATTCATTTCCACCACAATGCTGACAGCCACTTTGACGATCACCGATCCCATCGCTCTGGCCATGATTGAGCAGTACGGAGGAGATTTCGGACGGGAGAAACTATTCTCTAGCGCTGGAATGGCAATTTTCACTCCCCTCACAGGTCTCATGATCGATCACTATTCCAAAGGTTCCAGCAGCACGAACTACACACCAGCATTCTACACATACGATGTGCTTCTTGGACTTTCCCTGATAGCAGTGTTTCTACTTCCGGTTGGAAAGAAACGTCCCTCGGAAAGCATCATGCAGCATTTGTGGGAAATACTGCGGCTGCCACACGTGCTGCTGTTCTTGTTCTTTCTGTTTTTCCTGGGAAATTTCTGGGGATTCATCGAAAGCTATATGTTCGTAATCATGAAAGAAATGGGATCCCCAAACTATCTGCTTGGTTTGACCTACACCGTTGGAACGGTGACCAGCATTCCGATGATGTACCTCACGAAACCAATCACACGCTGGGCAGGACACGTCAATCTGCTGGTGTTGGCATTTTTTGCACACGCTACCAGAATTCTCGGTTACTCTTTCATGGA GAATCCGTTCTGGTGTTTCCCGGTGGAGCTCAACGAGGCGATATCCTGTTACTTCATGTGGGTGGTAGCTACGATGTATTGTACCGTGCTCGCACCGAACAGTTTGGTGGCCACTTTGATCGGGGTGTCCGGAATGGTTCACTTTTGTTTGGGTAAAGGAATCGGTGCCTTTTTTGGAGGCTATCTGATGGCACAGTTCGGAACCAGGATGGCATTCCGCTACATGGGATACATTGCTATAGTTTGTGGATGTTGCTATAAATTCCTTCATATTGTCTGGCTGAAAAAGTACGATAAACACCAAGCTACCGAAGTGGATGATATTGGGAAGCGCGGTGACCAAGAGAGGAGAATATCGCTAGTTCCCAAGTTCAGTCAGTTTGGAAGTGTTCCTGTGCTAAATGACCAGAGTTAA